From Uloborus diversus isolate 005 chromosome 8, Udiv.v.3.1, whole genome shotgun sequence, a single genomic window includes:
- the LOC129227690 gene encoding nucleolar protein 58-like isoform X1, giving the protein MVAQEKENLKQEKRKNILAQVKENLKQEKRKNIFAQVKENLKQEKREKKVAQEKENLKLEKREKKVVQEKENLKLKKCYDEVEKKEENIKQVEPLSAYEKMVQSNIKERMAFLKSLNIHEILVMNPKQNKEGAVLKVPKRKRRRL; this is encoded by the exons atggTTGCACAAGAAAAAGAGAACTTAAAGCAG gaaaaaagaaagaatatattAGCACAAGTTAAAGAAAACTTGAAGCAG gaaaaaagaaagaatatattTGCACAAGTAAAAGAAAACTTGAAGCAG gaaaaaagagagaagaaagttgcacaagaaaaagaaaacttaaagctG gaaaaaagagagaagaaagttgtacaagaaaaagaaaacttaaagctG aaaaaatgttACGATGAAGTTGAGAAGaaggaagaaaatataaaacag GTTGAACCACTTAGTGCTTATGAAAAGATGGTGCAAAGTAATATAAAAGAGAGGATGGCCTTCTTAAAATCCTTAAATATTCATGAG ATTTTGGTGATGAACCCAAAGCAAAACAAAGAAGGGGCAGTCCTAAAGGTTCCAAAAAGGAAAAG GAGGAGGCTTTAA
- the LOC129227690 gene encoding nucleolar protein 58-like isoform X2: MVAQEKENLKQEKRKNIFAQVKENLKQEKREKKVAQEKENLKLEKREKKVVQEKENLKLKKCYDEVEKKEENIKQVEPLSAYEKMVQSNIKERMAFLKSLNIHEILVMNPKQNKEGAVLKVPKRKRRRL, translated from the exons atggTTGCACAAGAAAAAGAGAACTTAAAGCAG gaaaaaagaaagaatatattTGCACAAGTAAAAGAAAACTTGAAGCAG gaaaaaagagagaagaaagttgcacaagaaaaagaaaacttaaagctG gaaaaaagagagaagaaagttgtacaagaaaaagaaaacttaaagctG aaaaaatgttACGATGAAGTTGAGAAGaaggaagaaaatataaaacag GTTGAACCACTTAGTGCTTATGAAAAGATGGTGCAAAGTAATATAAAAGAGAGGATGGCCTTCTTAAAATCCTTAAATATTCATGAG ATTTTGGTGATGAACCCAAAGCAAAACAAAGAAGGGGCAGTCCTAAAGGTTCCAAAAAGGAAAAG GAGGAGGCTTTAA